GCACGCTCAGCGTATCGCCGGCACCCATGATGATCGCGCCATCTGCCCAGCTCACCTCCAGCGTGCCGGACTGGACGAAGATCACTTCCTGCTCGGCGCGGCTATGCGCGGGAATGACGGCGCCGGTCTCCAGCTTCAGGCGGCGCAGGGCGAAGCCATGGTCCCAATGGCTGACGATCGGGCCGGCCTTGATGCCGTCCTGGCCATCGACATCGCCGATAACTCCCGCTTCTTCGACGCCTGCGCCGGCCAGCGGGGAATTCGGGTCGCCTTCGATGTCGGCGGCCTTGATGGCGTATTTCTTGAGCTCGTCCATTGGCGGGGTCGCCAGTTCCTTGAGCTGTTCTGCGCTGGGCGGCTGTTCGAGCTCGGCGCCTTCCGGCACTGTCTCACCGAGCGTCGTATCCACCAGCTTGCCGCCCTTCAGCAGCTTGAGGCCGTAATCCTCGGCCATCTCGAACACGGATGGCGCCCAGACCACCTTGCCCGGATCGTCGTGGCCGAGCACGACATAAAGGAAGCCCGTGCCCTCGTCGCGCTTCTCGAAACCGCGGAACATATGGGTGGGGACGGTGGCCACATCGCCGGGTTCGACGTCCAGATAGCCCTCGTCCTTGTCGGCGCCGAAGACGAAACGCCACTTGCCGGTATGCACCACGAAGGTTTCGGCCGTCAGGTGGCTGTGCTGCGAATTGGTGCAGCCGAAAGGCTGGCGGGCGGCGCCGACATTGAAGCCGTGCGGCTCGGGGATATGCACTACCTGCGCCGGGTTCTCGCTCACGCCCGGCCCGATTATGGTGAAGTTTTCCTTGCGGTCCGAGCCCGGCGTCCGCGCATCGATAAAGGCATTGCGCAGCCCCTTGAGATCGGCATAGCGCACCAGGCGCTTTTCCATGTCAGTCTGGGTCCAGCGAGTCATGAGACGATCCTTTCAGTTATAATTGCATTCGTATGCAATAAGTATTGGAAAGCAGTCGATGCAGCGGCAGGTCCGAACATGTCAGGT
This genomic stretch from Devosia sp. YIM 151766 harbors:
- a CDS encoding cupin domain-containing protein, which encodes MTRWTQTDMEKRLVRYADLKGLRNAFIDARTPGSDRKENFTIIGPGVSENPAQVVHIPEPHGFNVGAARQPFGCTNSQHSHLTAETFVVHTGKWRFVFGADKDEGYLDVEPGDVATVPTHMFRGFEKRDEGTGFLYVVLGHDDPGKVVWAPSVFEMAEDYGLKLLKGGKLVDTTLGETVPEGAELEQPPSAEQLKELATPPMDELKKYAIKAADIEGDPNSPLAGAGVEEAGVIGDVDGQDGIKAGPIVSHWDHGFALRRLKLETGAVIPAHSRAEQEVIFVQSGTLEVSWADGAIIMGAGDTLSVPIGLAHGFRNPASADAIAFVVRGASAPAAPQFAAAQAAE